The following are encoded together in the Oncorhynchus kisutch isolate 150728-3 linkage group LG8, Okis_V2, whole genome shotgun sequence genome:
- the clec3a gene encoding tetranectin-like protein isoform X1 gives MARLVLPIFLVISLTLLHQGYSHPSRTRKAVPAPQRDAAADEDDVKLQLEKLWQEVNSLKEISALQTVCLRGIKAHRKCYLTIEEPKHYHEANEHCIAWGGTLATPRDLNENNDLRDYAKRSAPGTKEFWIGVTDIVKEGQYVDVNSMPISYFNWDKTKKQPTGTKRESCVVLSLAAQGKWHDEVCLGKKKYICEYPIP, from the exons ATGGCGCGTCTGGTTCTCCCCATCTTTTTGGTTATCTCTCTTACCTTGCTCCACCAGGGATATAGCCATCCATCTCGTACCAGGAAAGCAGTGCCAGCACCACAGAGAG ATGCAGCGGCAGATGAGGATGATGTAAAGTTGCAGCTGGAGAAGCTGTGGCAGGAGGTGAACTCCCTGAAGGAGATCTCGGCTCTGCAGACAG TTTGTCTTCGTGGCATCAAAGCTCACAGGAAGTGTTACCTGACCATTGAGGAACCCAAGCACTACCATGAGGCCAACGAACACTGCATCGCATGGGGTGGAACACTTGCCACTCCACGTgacctcaatgaaaacaatgaccTGAGGGACTATGCCAAGAGGAGTGCGCCAGGTACCAAGGAGTTCTGGATCGGTGTGACAGACATTGTGAAGGAGGGCCAGTATGTAGACGTCAACAGCATGCCCATCAGCTACTTCAACTGGGACAAGACCAAGAAGCAGCCCACAGGGACAAAGAGGGAGAGCTGTGTCGTGCTCTCACTGGCTGCACAGGGAAAGTGGCATGATGAGGTCTGCCTTGGCAAGAAAAAGTACATTTGTGAATACCCCATTCCCTAA
- the clec3a gene encoding tetranectin-like protein isoform X2 translates to MARLVLPIFLVISLTLLHQGYSHPSRTRKAVPAPQRAADEDDVKLQLEKLWQEVNSLKEISALQTVCLRGIKAHRKCYLTIEEPKHYHEANEHCIAWGGTLATPRDLNENNDLRDYAKRSAPGTKEFWIGVTDIVKEGQYVDVNSMPISYFNWDKTKKQPTGTKRESCVVLSLAAQGKWHDEVCLGKKKYICEYPIP, encoded by the exons ATGGCGCGTCTGGTTCTCCCCATCTTTTTGGTTATCTCTCTTACCTTGCTCCACCAGGGATATAGCCATCCATCTCGTACCAGGAAAGCAGTGCCAGCACCACAGAGAG CGGCAGATGAGGATGATGTAAAGTTGCAGCTGGAGAAGCTGTGGCAGGAGGTGAACTCCCTGAAGGAGATCTCGGCTCTGCAGACAG TTTGTCTTCGTGGCATCAAAGCTCACAGGAAGTGTTACCTGACCATTGAGGAACCCAAGCACTACCATGAGGCCAACGAACACTGCATCGCATGGGGTGGAACACTTGCCACTCCACGTgacctcaatgaaaacaatgaccTGAGGGACTATGCCAAGAGGAGTGCGCCAGGTACCAAGGAGTTCTGGATCGGTGTGACAGACATTGTGAAGGAGGGCCAGTATGTAGACGTCAACAGCATGCCCATCAGCTACTTCAACTGGGACAAGACCAAGAAGCAGCCCACAGGGACAAAGAGGGAGAGCTGTGTCGTGCTCTCACTGGCTGCACAGGGAAAGTGGCATGATGAGGTCTGCCTTGGCAAGAAAAAGTACATTTGTGAATACCCCATTCCCTAA